The Micromonospora sp. Llam0 genome includes a window with the following:
- the atpE gene encoding ATP synthase F0 subunit C, whose amino-acid sequence MEITGSLNAIGYGIAALGPGIGVGLVFAAYIQATARQPESAGLTRVYMFMGFAVIEALALLGLVLAFALN is encoded by the coding sequence ATGGAGATCACCGGCAGCCTGAACGCCATCGGCTACGGCATCGCCGCCCTCGGCCCCGGTATCGGCGTTGGTCTGGTGTTCGCCGCCTACATTCAGGCGACCGCCCGCCAGCCGGAGAGCGCCGGCCTGACCCGGGTCTACATGTTCATGGGCTTCGCCGTGATCGAGGCGCTCGCCCTGCTCGGTCTGGTGCTCGCGTTCGCGCTCAACTGA
- a CDS encoding F0F1 ATP synthase subunit delta encodes MQSATSRESYAAVTERLVGYVAGAAPTAVATTADEILSAADLLRRQPRLRRALADPARPADDRTGLLRGLLEGKIGADSLDLLGAVVAARWSAPSELLDAVERLGVDAALAGAESAGELAEVEDELFRFGKIIDGDPQLGAVVGDVTVPADRRVELVRTLLTGKALPATVRLAEQAVRGFGGRSVGAGLGRLVELAAARRDRQVAYVTVAAPLTQPEEQRLGATLAGMYGREVSVKLTVDPAVLGGMSVRIGSDLYDGTVRRRLIDTRKALAGR; translated from the coding sequence ATGCAGTCCGCCACCAGCCGGGAGTCCTACGCCGCGGTGACCGAGCGACTGGTCGGCTACGTCGCCGGTGCCGCTCCGACGGCGGTCGCGACCACGGCCGACGAGATCCTCTCGGCGGCCGACCTGCTGCGCCGTCAGCCCCGGCTGCGGCGGGCGCTGGCCGACCCGGCCCGGCCCGCCGACGACCGGACCGGGCTGCTGCGCGGCCTGCTCGAAGGGAAGATCGGCGCGGACAGCCTCGACCTGCTCGGCGCGGTCGTCGCGGCGCGCTGGTCGGCGCCGTCGGAGCTGCTCGACGCCGTCGAGCGACTCGGCGTCGACGCGGCACTGGCCGGTGCCGAGTCGGCCGGCGAGCTGGCCGAGGTGGAGGACGAGCTGTTCCGGTTCGGCAAGATCATCGACGGCGACCCGCAGTTGGGTGCCGTGGTCGGTGACGTCACCGTGCCGGCCGACCGGCGGGTCGAACTGGTCCGCACGCTGCTCACCGGAAAGGCGCTGCCGGCCACGGTGCGCCTCGCCGAGCAGGCGGTCCGGGGCTTCGGCGGGCGATCCGTCGGCGCCGGGCTGGGCCGGCTGGTCGAGCTGGCCGCCGCCCGGCGGGACCGGCAGGTCGCGTACGTCACGGTCGCCGCACCACTGACCCAGCCCGAGGAGCAGCGGCTGGGCGCCACGTTGGCCGGAATGTACGGTCGGGAGGTGTCCGTCAAGTTGACGGTCGACCCCGCCGTACTCGGCGGGATGAGCGTACGGATCGGTTCCGACCTGTACGACGGCACCGTTCGGCGCCGCCTCATCGACACTCGCAAGGCGCTCGCCGGGCGCTGA
- a CDS encoding VOC family protein, translating into MAGLHHVELWVPDLSGAEPGWSWLLGELGWQPYQRWPAGRSWRYGTTYLVLEESSALTTRRHDRCAPGLNHVAFHAGPRQRVDQLVAAAPAHGWSLLFADRHPYAGGPDTYAGYLADRYGYEVELVADG; encoded by the coding sequence ATGGCCGGACTGCACCACGTGGAGCTGTGGGTACCCGATCTGTCCGGGGCTGAACCGGGCTGGTCCTGGCTGCTGGGTGAACTTGGCTGGCAGCCGTACCAGCGCTGGCCGGCCGGCCGCTCCTGGCGGTACGGCACGACGTACCTGGTGTTGGAGGAGTCCTCAGCGCTCACCACCCGGCGGCACGACCGGTGCGCGCCGGGGCTGAACCACGTGGCGTTCCACGCCGGGCCCAGGCAGCGGGTGGACCAGCTGGTCGCGGCGGCGCCGGCCCACGGGTGGTCACTGCTGTTCGCCGACCGGCATCCGTACGCGGGCGGGCCGGACACCTACGCCGGGTACCTGGCCGACCGGTACGGCTACGAGGTGGAACTCGTCGCCGACGGGTAA
- the atpB gene encoding F0F1 ATP synthase subunit A: protein MIEQPTVLAAEFPPGVDAFDFRSLIPGLDGTAWAAAFTKITLLLWIAAALVMIFFLVTYRSPKLVPTKGQWLAESVYGMVRDNIARDVIGRDGVRFAPYLTVLFCFILLNNLWGIVPFAQISPMSHIAFPMVLAVVSWLLYIGHGIAKWGFLGYVKHVCWVSGAPLWVQPILVPIEFVSNLILRPVTLSVRLFANMFAGHMILLVFILGGVALFQADSLFIKPIAVLSWGMAIVMTFFEFGIMILQAYVFTLLSATYLQHSLAESH from the coding sequence TTGATTGAGCAGCCGACCGTTCTCGCCGCGGAGTTCCCTCCCGGCGTGGATGCCTTCGACTTCCGCAGTCTGATCCCCGGGCTGGACGGCACCGCCTGGGCGGCCGCCTTCACCAAGATCACGCTGCTGCTCTGGATCGCCGCCGCGCTGGTGATGATCTTCTTCCTGGTCACCTACCGCAGCCCGAAGCTGGTGCCGACCAAGGGCCAGTGGCTGGCCGAGTCGGTGTACGGCATGGTGCGCGACAACATCGCCCGGGACGTGATCGGCCGGGACGGGGTGCGGTTCGCGCCCTACCTGACGGTGCTGTTCTGCTTCATCCTGCTGAACAACCTCTGGGGCATCGTTCCGTTCGCCCAGATCTCGCCGATGTCGCACATCGCCTTCCCGATGGTGCTGGCGGTGGTCAGCTGGCTGCTCTACATCGGCCACGGCATCGCCAAGTGGGGCTTCCTCGGCTACGTCAAGCACGTCTGCTGGGTGTCCGGCGCGCCGCTGTGGGTCCAGCCGATCCTGGTGCCGATCGAGTTCGTCTCGAACCTGATCCTGCGGCCCGTCACGCTGTCCGTCCGACTCTTCGCGAACATGTTCGCCGGCCACATGATCCTGCTGGTGTTCATCCTCGGTGGCGTGGCGCTGTTCCAGGCCGACAGCCTGTTCATCAAGCCCATCGCGGTCCTGAGCTGGGGCATGGCGATCGTGATGACCTTCTTCGAGTTCGGCATCATGATTCTGCAGGCGTACGTCTTCACCCTGCTCAGCGCGACCTATCTGCAGCACTCGCTGGCCGAGTCGCACTGA
- the atpD gene encoding F0F1 ATP synthase subunit beta translates to MTASVETQATGATASATGRVVRVIGPVVDAEFPRDAMPEIFNALHVDVALAGGERTLTLEVAQHLGDNVIRAISMQPTDGMVRGAEVRDTGSPIMVPVGDGIKGRVFNTIGECLNLPEGETLQVTERRSIHQKAPAFADLEPKTEMLETGIKVLDLLAPYVKGGKIGLFGGAGVGKTVLIQEMIIRVANNFGGTSVFAGVGERTREGNDLIHEMTESGVIDKTALVYGQMDEPPGTRLRVALAALTMAEYFRDVQKQEVLLFIDNIFRFTQAGSEVSTLLGRMPSAVGYQPTLADEMGELQERITSVRGQAITSMQAIYVPADDYTDPAPATTFAHLDATTNLERSISDKGIYPAVDPLASSSRILAPEFVGQEHYAVASEVKRILQKYKDLQDIIAILGMEELSEEDKITVSRARRIERFLSQNTYAAEVFTGIKGSYVPVKDTIEAFRKISEGEYDHFPEQAFFMCGGLDDLERNAQELMKG, encoded by the coding sequence ATGACTGCCTCTGTAGAAACCCAGGCAACCGGAGCGACCGCATCGGCTACCGGCCGCGTGGTCCGGGTCATCGGCCCGGTCGTCGACGCCGAGTTCCCGCGCGACGCGATGCCCGAGATCTTCAACGCCCTGCACGTGGACGTCGCGCTCGCCGGCGGTGAGCGGACCCTGACCCTCGAGGTCGCCCAGCACCTCGGCGACAACGTGATCCGGGCCATCTCGATGCAGCCGACCGACGGCATGGTCCGGGGCGCGGAGGTCCGCGACACCGGGTCACCGATCATGGTGCCGGTCGGTGACGGCATCAAGGGCCGGGTGTTCAACACCATCGGCGAGTGCCTCAACCTTCCCGAGGGCGAGACGCTGCAGGTCACCGAGCGTCGGTCGATCCACCAGAAGGCGCCGGCGTTCGCCGACCTGGAGCCGAAGACCGAGATGCTGGAGACCGGCATCAAGGTGCTCGACCTGCTCGCCCCGTACGTCAAGGGCGGCAAGATCGGCCTGTTCGGCGGGGCCGGCGTGGGCAAGACGGTGCTCATCCAGGAGATGATCATCCGGGTCGCGAACAACTTCGGTGGTACGTCGGTATTCGCCGGCGTCGGGGAGCGGACCCGTGAGGGTAACGACCTGATCCACGAGATGACCGAGTCCGGTGTCATCGACAAGACCGCGCTGGTCTACGGCCAGATGGACGAGCCGCCGGGCACCCGGTTGCGGGTCGCGCTCGCCGCGCTGACCATGGCCGAGTACTTCCGGGACGTGCAGAAGCAGGAAGTGCTGCTGTTCATCGACAACATCTTCCGGTTCACCCAGGCCGGTTCCGAGGTCTCCACGCTGCTCGGCCGGATGCCGTCCGCGGTGGGTTACCAGCCCACCCTGGCCGACGAGATGGGCGAGCTGCAGGAGCGGATCACCTCGGTCCGGGGCCAGGCGATCACCTCGATGCAGGCGATCTACGTGCCCGCCGACGACTACACCGACCCGGCGCCGGCCACCACCTTCGCCCACCTGGACGCCACCACCAACCTGGAGCGGTCCATCTCCGACAAGGGCATCTACCCGGCGGTGGACCCGCTGGCGTCCTCGTCGCGGATTCTCGCCCCGGAGTTCGTCGGCCAGGAGCACTACGCGGTGGCCTCCGAGGTGAAGCGGATCCTGCAGAAGTACAAGGACCTGCAGGACATCATCGCCATCCTCGGTATGGAGGAGCTCTCCGAGGAAGACAAGATCACCGTCTCCCGGGCGCGCCGGATCGAGCGGTTCCTGTCGCAGAACACCTACGCGGCCGAGGTCTTCACCGGCATCAAGGGTTCATACGTGCCGGTGAAGGACACCATCGAAGCCTTCCGCAAGATCAGTGAAGGGGAGTACGACCACTTCCCCGAGCAGGCCTTCTTCATGTGCGGTGGGCTCGACGACCTGGAGCGCAACGCCCAGGAGCTAATGAAGGGCTGA
- a CDS encoding F0F1 ATP synthase subunit B, producing MYEDSTYIAAEEGGNILLPPLSEIIVGLIAFGLLVAVLLKFVFPRMEAMYQARVEAIEGGIKRAEAAQAEANQLLEQYKAQLAEARTDAARIRDDARADAEGIRQDILAKAREESDRIIAAGKEQLAAERQTIIRELRAEVGTLAVDLAGRIVGDALADEARRKGTVERFMADLENAGAR from the coding sequence ATGTACGAAGATTCCACGTACATAGCTGCGGAAGAGGGCGGGAACATCCTGCTCCCGCCGCTGTCCGAGATCATCGTCGGCCTGATCGCCTTCGGTCTGCTCGTCGCCGTCCTGCTGAAGTTCGTGTTCCCACGGATGGAAGCGATGTACCAGGCGCGGGTCGAGGCGATCGAGGGCGGCATCAAGCGGGCCGAGGCCGCCCAGGCCGAGGCGAACCAGCTGCTGGAGCAGTACAAGGCCCAGCTGGCCGAGGCGCGCACCGACGCGGCCCGCATCCGCGACGACGCCCGGGCCGACGCCGAAGGGATCCGGCAGGACATCCTCGCCAAGGCGCGGGAGGAGTCCGACCGGATCATCGCGGCCGGCAAGGAGCAGCTCGCCGCCGAGCGGCAGACCATCATCCGGGAGCTGCGTGCCGAGGTCGGCACGCTCGCGGTCGACCTGGCCGGCCGGATCGTCGGGGACGCGCTCGCCGACGAGGCCCGCCGCAAGGGCACCGTCGAGCGGTTCATGGCCGACCTGGAGAACGCGGGGGCCCGCTGA
- a CDS encoding DUF2550 domain-containing protein: MSTIQWFGIGVLILFAAILVLFVRRALVVRVRGTIKLSFRVSTMVDGRGWSSGFGRFAGDELRWYRMFSFALRPKRVLSRHGLAVESRRSPRGQERLALPHDWVILRCTSHHAPVEIAMAESTVTGFSSWLEASLPGGSSRSLAA, encoded by the coding sequence ATGTCGACCATCCAATGGTTCGGGATCGGCGTACTGATCCTGTTCGCCGCGATCCTGGTGCTGTTCGTCCGGCGAGCGCTGGTCGTCCGGGTACGCGGCACCATCAAGTTGAGTTTCCGGGTCTCCACCATGGTTGACGGCCGGGGCTGGTCGTCCGGATTCGGCCGGTTCGCCGGTGATGAGCTGCGCTGGTACCGGATGTTCAGTTTCGCGCTGCGGCCCAAACGGGTGCTGTCCCGGCACGGCCTGGCCGTGGAGAGCCGGCGCAGCCCGCGCGGGCAGGAGCGGCTCGCGTTGCCGCACGACTGGGTGATCCTGCGGTGCACCAGCCACCACGCACCGGTCGAGATCGCCATGGCGGAGTCGACGGTCACCGGCTTCAGCTCCTGGCTCGAGGCGAGCCTGCCGGGCGGGAGTTCGCGCAGCCTCGCCGCCTGA
- a CDS encoding F0F1 ATP synthase subunit epsilon — translation MAKQLHVELVAVEEMVWSGEAEMVIARTTEGELGVLPGHAPMLGQLAEPGQVRITLPGREQLAYDVAGGFLSVTTNGVTILAEEATPAAPATASGH, via the coding sequence TTGGCCAAGCAACTGCACGTCGAACTCGTCGCCGTCGAGGAGATGGTCTGGTCCGGTGAGGCCGAGATGGTGATCGCCCGCACCACCGAGGGCGAGCTCGGCGTACTGCCCGGCCACGCCCCGATGCTCGGTCAGCTCGCCGAGCCCGGCCAGGTACGGATCACGCTGCCGGGGCGGGAGCAGCTGGCCTATGACGTCGCCGGCGGGTTCCTCTCGGTGACCACCAACGGAGTGACGATTCTCGCGGAGGAAGCCACTCCGGCCGCCCCCGCCACCGCATCCGGACACTGA
- the atpA gene encoding F0F1 ATP synthase subunit alpha: MAELTISSDEIRGALERYVSSYTPELSREEVGTVSDAGDGIAHVEGLPSAMANELLEFEDGTLGVALNLDVRDIGVVVLGDYAGIEEGQRVKRTGRVLSVPVGDAFLGRVVSALGEPIDGLGDIANDGFRELELQAPNVMARQSVSEPLQTGIKAIDAMTPIGRGQRQLIIGDRKTGKTTVALDTILNQRANWESGDPAKQVRCIYVAIGQKASTIASIKGVLEEHGAMEYTTIVASPASDPAGFKYIAPYTGSSIGQHWMYAGKHVLIVFDDLSKQAEAYRAVSLLLRRPPGREAYPGDVFYLHSRLLERCAKLSDELGGGSLTGLPIIETKANDISAFIPTNVISITDGQIFLETDLFNQGQRPAINVGTSVSRVGGAAQVKPMKKVAGRLRLDLAQYRELEAFSALASDLDKASRNQLERGGRLVELLKQPNYSPFPVQEQVVSVWSGTEGKLDDIPVGDVRRFESEFLEYLRHSHSGTLDSIAAHNWDDEIIATLSDAIEKFKQMFLSKDPARVVNEAPAEALEGEQERESVTRYVADADAEKE; this comes from the coding sequence ATGGCCGAGCTGACCATCTCGTCGGACGAGATCCGTGGTGCCCTAGAACGCTACGTCTCCTCCTACACGCCGGAGCTGTCTCGTGAAGAGGTCGGCACCGTGTCGGACGCCGGGGACGGCATCGCACACGTCGAGGGCCTGCCCTCGGCGATGGCAAACGAACTGCTGGAATTCGAGGACGGCACGCTGGGCGTGGCGTTGAACCTCGACGTACGTGACATCGGTGTGGTCGTCCTGGGTGACTACGCCGGCATCGAGGAGGGCCAGCGCGTCAAGCGCACCGGCCGGGTGCTCTCCGTCCCGGTCGGCGACGCCTTCCTGGGCCGGGTGGTCAGCGCGCTCGGTGAGCCGATCGACGGCCTCGGGGACATCGCCAACGACGGCTTCCGTGAGCTGGAGCTGCAGGCGCCGAACGTGATGGCCCGCCAGTCGGTGTCCGAGCCGCTGCAGACCGGTATCAAGGCGATCGACGCGATGACCCCGATCGGTCGCGGCCAGCGGCAGCTGATCATCGGCGACCGCAAGACCGGTAAGACCACCGTCGCGCTGGACACGATCCTCAACCAGCGGGCCAACTGGGAGTCCGGCGACCCGGCCAAGCAGGTTCGCTGCATCTACGTGGCGATCGGGCAGAAGGCCTCCACCATCGCCTCGATCAAGGGCGTGCTGGAGGAGCACGGCGCGATGGAGTACACCACCATCGTCGCCTCGCCCGCCTCCGACCCGGCCGGCTTCAAGTACATCGCCCCGTACACCGGGTCGTCGATCGGCCAGCACTGGATGTACGCCGGCAAGCACGTGCTGATCGTCTTCGACGACCTGAGCAAGCAGGCCGAGGCGTACCGCGCCGTGTCGCTGCTGCTGCGCCGTCCGCCGGGCCGTGAGGCGTACCCGGGTGACGTCTTCTACCTGCACTCCCGGCTGCTCGAGCGGTGCGCGAAGCTCTCCGACGAGTTGGGCGGCGGCTCGCTGACCGGTCTGCCGATCATCGAGACCAAGGCCAACGACATCTCGGCCTTCATCCCGACCAACGTCATCTCGATCACCGACGGGCAGATCTTCCTGGAGACCGACCTGTTCAACCAGGGCCAGCGGCCGGCGATCAACGTCGGTACGTCGGTCTCCCGGGTCGGTGGCGCCGCGCAGGTCAAGCCGATGAAGAAGGTCGCCGGCCGGCTGCGGCTGGACCTGGCCCAGTACCGGGAGCTGGAGGCGTTCTCCGCGCTCGCCTCCGACCTGGACAAGGCGTCGCGCAACCAGCTGGAGCGCGGTGGCCGCCTGGTCGAGCTGCTCAAGCAGCCGAACTACTCGCCGTTCCCGGTGCAGGAGCAGGTCGTCTCGGTCTGGTCCGGCACCGAGGGCAAGCTCGACGACATCCCGGTCGGTGACGTCCGGCGGTTCGAGTCGGAGTTCCTGGAGTACCTGCGGCACTCCCACTCCGGCACGCTGGACTCGATCGCCGCGCACAACTGGGACGACGAGATCATCGCGACGCTGTCCGACGCGATCGAGAAGTTCAAGCAGATGTTCCTGTCCAAGGACCCGGCGCGGGTGGTCAACGAGGCGCCGGCCGAGGCCCTGGAGGGCGAGCAGGAACGCGAGAGCGTCACCCGGTACGTCGCCGACGCTGACGCCGAGAAGGAATAG
- a CDS encoding F0F1 ATP synthase subunit gamma has translation MPAQVRVLRQRIRSAKSMKKITKAMELVATSRVAKAQARVAASLPYANAITGVLTALASNASVDHPLLTARPTVRRAGVLVITSDRGLAGGYSTNAIKTAESLIARLKADGKEPVLYVIGRKGVSYYRFRNRPIEASWTGFSEQPGFADAREVGQTLIAAFQRGADDTDGGGADQVLGVDELHIVSTEFKSLMTQTPVPRILGPMEVKDKPREGTEVLPAYEFEPNAEALLDALLPKYINTRIYAALVESAASESAARRRAMKSATDNAEEMIEKYTRLMNSARQAGITQEISEIVGGANALAAAGSEV, from the coding sequence ATGCCAGCGCAGGTTCGGGTACTCCGCCAGCGGATCCGCTCGGCGAAGTCGATGAAGAAGATCACCAAGGCGATGGAGCTCGTCGCGACGAGTCGGGTCGCCAAGGCCCAGGCGCGGGTGGCGGCCTCGCTGCCGTACGCCAACGCGATCACCGGTGTGCTCACCGCGCTGGCCTCCAATGCCTCGGTCGACCACCCGCTGCTGACCGCGCGCCCGACGGTGCGCCGGGCCGGCGTGCTGGTGATCACCAGTGACCGGGGCCTGGCCGGCGGATACAGCACCAACGCGATCAAGACCGCCGAGTCGCTGATCGCGCGGCTCAAGGCCGACGGCAAGGAACCGGTGCTGTACGTGATCGGCCGCAAGGGCGTCTCGTACTACCGGTTCCGTAACCGGCCGATCGAAGCGAGCTGGACCGGCTTCTCCGAGCAGCCCGGCTTCGCCGACGCCCGCGAGGTCGGCCAGACGCTGATCGCGGCGTTCCAGCGCGGCGCGGACGACACCGACGGCGGCGGGGCCGACCAGGTGCTCGGGGTGGACGAGCTGCACATCGTCTCCACCGAGTTCAAGTCGCTGATGACGCAGACCCCGGTGCCCCGGATCCTCGGCCCGATGGAGGTCAAGGACAAGCCGAGGGAGGGTACGGAAGTCCTGCCGGCGTACGAGTTCGAGCCGAACGCCGAGGCGCTGCTCGACGCGTTGCTGCCGAAGTACATCAACACCCGGATCTACGCGGCACTGGTCGAATCGGCGGCGAGCGAATCGGCGGCCCGGCGGCGGGCGATGAAGAGCGCCACCGACAACGCCGAGGAAATGATCGAGAAGTACACGCGGCTAATGAACTCGGCGCGTCAGGCCGGGATCACTCAGGAGATCAGCGAGATCGTCGGCGGCGCCAACGCGCTCGCGGCGGCGGGAAGTGAAGTGTGA
- a CDS encoding LCP family protein, protein MTQPDRTRARPARLSRPERLALLAVLVGLLLAGGAVVVLSRTVADRYAAAVPTADLFGDVGVGTGVDTGPDDRLTGPVNLLVAGIDRPTDQPEKVPRADTVLLMHVPSGLSRAYLISLPRDLLVDVPAFGVSGHPGGVDRINSAMAYGSRVPGAEYPDPVTGFQLLAATVSARTGIDRFDAGVIVNFAGLERLVDAVGGVRMTIDADVRSAHRQPDGRPRPGNPDGTGYVGPQAEYKQGEQRLNGWQALDYVRQRDSLPDGDYGRQRHQRQLVRALAEQVISRDLITEPGRLTAVLEAAGEAVVVGTRGRSLVDFALALRQLRADDIVMLDLPGVAVTDPGGGYQGERFTEDADECLAALRAGTLDQFVLTRPELVNREK, encoded by the coding sequence ATGACGCAGCCAGATCGGACCCGGGCACGCCCAGCGAGGCTGAGTCGGCCGGAACGGCTGGCGCTGCTCGCCGTACTCGTCGGGTTGCTTCTCGCCGGTGGGGCCGTGGTGGTGCTGAGCCGCACCGTTGCCGACCGGTACGCGGCCGCCGTACCCACCGCGGACCTGTTCGGCGACGTCGGCGTCGGCACCGGTGTGGACACCGGTCCGGACGACCGGCTCACCGGCCCGGTCAATCTGCTGGTGGCCGGTATCGACCGGCCGACCGACCAGCCGGAGAAGGTGCCCCGAGCGGACACCGTGCTGCTGATGCACGTGCCGAGCGGGCTGTCCCGGGCGTACCTGATCTCCCTGCCCCGGGACCTGCTGGTGGACGTCCCGGCGTTCGGTGTCAGCGGCCACCCGGGCGGCGTCGACCGGATCAACTCCGCGATGGCGTACGGCAGCCGGGTGCCCGGTGCCGAGTACCCGGACCCGGTGACCGGCTTCCAGTTGCTCGCGGCGACGGTCTCGGCCCGCACCGGGATCGACCGGTTCGACGCCGGTGTGATCGTCAACTTCGCCGGCCTGGAACGTCTGGTCGACGCGGTCGGCGGGGTCCGGATGACCATCGACGCCGATGTGCGTTCGGCGCACCGTCAACCGGACGGCCGGCCGCGCCCGGGCAATCCCGACGGCACCGGGTACGTCGGTCCGCAGGCCGAGTACAAGCAGGGGGAGCAGCGGCTCAACGGCTGGCAGGCGTTGGACTACGTCCGGCAGCGGGACAGCCTGCCGGACGGTGACTACGGCCGGCAGCGGCACCAACGGCAGCTCGTCCGGGCGTTGGCCGAGCAGGTGATCAGCCGGGACCTGATCACCGAACCGGGCCGGTTGACCGCAGTGCTGGAGGCCGCCGGTGAAGCGGTGGTGGTGGGCACCCGGGGCCGGTCGCTGGTCGACTTCGCGTTGGCGCTGCGCCAACTGCGGGCCGACGACATCGTCATGCTGGACCTGCCGGGTGTGGCCGTCACCGACCCGGGCGGCGGGTATCAGGGGGAGCGGTTCACCGAGGACGCCGACGAATGCCTTGCCGCGTTGCGGGCCGGCACTCTTGACCAGTTCGTGTTGACCCGTCCTGAACTGGTCAATCGCGAAAAGTAA